One window of Hymenobacter sp. BRD128 genomic DNA carries:
- a CDS encoding phosphatase PAP2 family protein, giving the protein MPAPVAPPDSPAASSSRAAGLAGLLTAEVLVGGALFLLAFGLFFYLTRVVFREHSQVFDNWGFAQMDALRAAHPWLTPWVFRLTFFGSVLFFVPASLLVPLVLYRRGYTRYAIELLLSMGGSFILNELLKVWFHRDRPTTAFIYQYGLSFPSGHAMMSMAFYGCLAWLAVQHGGRWGWASLLVLWALLIGCSRMYLHVHYPTDVVAGFAGGTAWLVLLRTGLRLFWTEEKKINQRAADEPPAQP; this is encoded by the coding sequence ATGCCTGCTCCCGTCGCGCCGCCCGATTCTCCTGCTGCTTCGTCTTCGCGCGCGGCCGGGCTAGCGGGGTTGCTCACGGCGGAGGTGCTGGTAGGTGGGGCGCTGTTTTTGCTGGCGTTCGGGTTGTTTTTTTACCTCACGCGGGTAGTTTTTCGCGAGCACTCGCAGGTGTTCGACAACTGGGGCTTTGCCCAGATGGACGCCCTGCGGGCCGCCCACCCGTGGCTGACGCCGTGGGTTTTCCGGCTCACGTTCTTCGGCTCGGTCCTATTTTTTGTGCCGGCTAGCCTGCTGGTGCCGCTGGTGCTCTACCGGCGCGGCTACACCCGCTACGCTATCGAGCTGCTGCTGTCGATGGGCGGCTCGTTCATCCTCAACGAGTTGCTGAAGGTGTGGTTTCACCGCGACCGGCCCACCACGGCCTTCATCTACCAGTACGGCCTTAGCTTTCCGAGCGGCCACGCCATGATGAGTATGGCCTTTTACGGCTGCCTGGCCTGGCTGGCGGTGCAGCACGGCGGGCGCTGGGGCTGGGCCAGCTTGCTGGTGCTGTGGGCGCTGCTCATTGGCTGCTCGCGCATGTATCTGCACGTGCACTACCCCACCGATGTGGTGGCCGGCTTTGCGGGCGGTACGGCGTGGCTGGTGCTGCTGCGCACAGGCCTGCGCCTGTTCTGGACGGAGGAAAAAAAGATAAACCAGCGCGCGGCCGACGAGCCGCCGGCGCAGCCCTAG